One genomic segment of Panicum virgatum strain AP13 chromosome 2N, P.virgatum_v5, whole genome shotgun sequence includes these proteins:
- the LOC120659617 gene encoding HIPL1 protein-like has product MRPSAVTGAVLVAAVLLLVAVQDGHCAQLCMDSTFPKTINESLSFCGYNGTSCCNATDDAAVQKQFAAMNISGTPCGDIVKNILCARCNPYAGELFTVTTTPRTVPLLCSTTGVSSRLSTKPAAAAAATTTDYCSQVWDTCKDVRIPGSPFQAPKGGAAAPLLTDVWQSESEFCGALGGSGKSPCLDGEGAAFNATRPALPVNGMCLERIGNGSYLNMAAHPDGSSRVFLSNQAGKVFLATVPAQGSGKTLQLDAAAPFLDITDEVHFDNEFGLMGLAFHPDFAANGRFFVSYNCDKTKSASCAGRCACNSDVGCDPAKLSSDNGAQPCQFQTVIAEYTANATSGGTPATATSANPTEVRRIMTLGLPFTTHHGGQILFGPADGYMYFAMGDGGSGGDPWNFAQNKKSILGKIIRIDVNTMPSGNTTAGWGNYGIPKDNPSSTDPSFAPEVFALGFKNPWRCSFDSGKPSYMYCADVGQAVYEEVDLVIKGGNYGWRVFEGPQPYTPASTPGGNTSAAAIVAIGPVMGYAHNSVNNNVGVAFITGGYVYRSTVDPCLAGRYLYADLYAKSMWAGTESPEGSGVYDVTGLPFICSRSSPIPCDVAAGSALPSLGYIFSFGEDNARDVYLLTSKGVYRVVDPAECGYACPVRSSAPGASPSLAVGARALAWATLAELGGRLAKIGWAGWLDWNWW; this is encoded by the exons ATGAGGCCGTCGGCGGTGACCGGGGCGGTGCTCGTTGCCGCCGTGCTACTCCTTGTCGCCGTCCAGGATGGCCATTGCGCGCAATTGTGCATGGACTCAA CGTTCCCGAAGACGATCAACGAGTCCCTCTCCTTCTGCGGCTACAACGGCACCTCCTGCTGCAACGCCACCGACGACGCCGCCGTCCAGAAGCAGTTCGCCGCCATGAACATCTCCGGCACGCCGTGCGGCGACATCGTCAAGAACATCCTCTGCGCG AGATGCAACCCGTACGCCGGCGAGCTGTTCACCGTCACGACGACGCCGCGGACGGTGCCGCTTCTGTGCAGCACCACCGGCGTGTCGAGCCGCCTGAGCAcgaagcccgcggcggcggcggcggcgacgacgacggacTACTGCTCGCAGGTGTGGGACACCTGCAAGGACGTGCGCATCCCGGGGTCGCCGTTCCAGGCGCCcaagggcggcgcggcggcgccgctgctcaCCGACGTTTGGCAGTCCGAGAGCGAGTTCTGCGGCGCGCTGGGGGGCTCCGGCAAGTCGCCCtgcctcgacggcgagggcgcggcgttCAACGCCACCCGCCCCGCGCTGCCGGTGAACGGCATGTGCCTGGAGCGCATCGGCAACGGGTCGTACCTCAACATGGCGGCGCACCCGGACGGGTCGAGCCGCGTGTTCCTGAGCAACCAGGCCGGCAAGGTGTTCCTGGCCACCGTGCCGGCGCAGGGCTCCGGCAAGACGCTGCAGCTGGACGCGGCGGCCCCGTTCCTCGACATCACCGACGAGGTCCACTTCGACAACGAGTTCGGGCTCATGGGGCTCGCCTTCCACCCGGACTTCGCCGCCAACGGCCGCTTCTTCGTCTCCTACAACTGCGACAAGACGAAGTCGGCGTCGTGCGCCGGCCGCTGCGCGTGCAACTCCGACGTCGGCTGCGACCCGGCCAAGCTCAGCTCCGACAACGGCGCGCAGCCGTGCCAATTCCAGACCGTCATCGCCGAGTACACCGCCAACGCCACCTCCGGCGGCACGCCGGCCACG GCGACCTCGGCGAACCCGACGGAGGTGAGGAGGATCATGACCCTCGGGCTGCCGTTCACGACGCACCACGGCGGGCAGATCCTCTTCGGCCCCGCCGACGGCTACATGTACTTCGCCatgggcgacggcggcagcggcggcgaccccTGGAACTTCGCGCAGAACAAGAAGTCGATACTCGGCAAGATCATCCGGATCGACGTCAACACCATGCCAA GTGGCAACACCACTGCTGGCTGGGGAAACTACGGCATCCCCAAGGACAACCCCTCCTCCACCGATCCCAGCTTTGCGCCGGAGGTCTTCGCCCTCGGCTTCAAGAACCCATGGCGCTGCAGCTTCGACTCCGGCAAGCCCTCCTACATGTACTGCGCCGACGTTGGCCAG GCGGTGTACGAGGAGGTCGACCTGGTCATCAAGGGCGGCAACTACGGGTGGCGCGTGTTCGAGGGCCCCCAGCCGTACACGCCGGCGTCCACCCCCGGCGGcaacacctccgccgccgccatcgtcgccaTCGGCCCCGTCATGGGCTACGCGCACAACTCCGTCAACAATAACGTCGGCGTCGCCTTCATCACCGGCGGCTACGTCTACCGCTCCACCGTCGACCCCTGCCTCGCCGGCCGCTACCTCTACGCCGACCTCTACGCCAAGTCGATGTGGGCGGGGACGGAGTCGCCGGAGGGCAGCGGGGTGTACGACGTGACGGGGCTGCCGTTCATCTGCTCCAGGAGCTCGCCGATCCCCTgcgacgtcgccgccggcagCGCGCTGCCGTCGCTGGGCTACATCTTCTCCTTCGGCGAGGACAACGCCAGGGACGTGTACCTGCTCACCAGCAAGGGCGTGTACCGGGTGGTCGACCCCGCCGAGTGCGGCTACGCATGCCCCGTCCGGAGCTCGGCCCCGGGCGCGTCGCCGAGCTTGGCGGTCGGGGCGCGCGCTCTGGCGTGGGCGACGCTCGCCGAGCTCGGCGGTCGGCTGGCTAAAATTGgctgggctggctggctggacTGGAATTGGTGGTGA